Proteins from one Panicum virgatum strain AP13 chromosome 7K, P.virgatum_v5, whole genome shotgun sequence genomic window:
- the LOC120641794 gene encoding imidazoleglycerol-phosphate dehydratase 3, chloroplastic-like isoform X2, with product MTTPRSVSTSLARLSYTPTSPVPKSLGRDCGRVPTFPARPRGFALRLWSSPVMAAAGVGGNGSPAAPGDSTGSSRIGEVKRVTKETNVYVKINLDGTGVADCSTGIPFLDHMLDQLASHGLFDVYVKATGDTHIDDHHSNEDIALAIGTALLQSLGDRKGINRFGHFTAPLDEAAVEVILLVEHFFQSLVNTSGMTLHIRQLAGKNSHHIIEACFKAFARALRQATEYDLRRHGTVPSSKGVLSRS from the exons atgacCACCCCGCGGTCCGTCTCAACCTCCCTCGCCCGTTTATCCTACACGCCGACCTCCCCAGTTCCCAAATCCTTGGGGAGGGATTGCGGTCGGGTCCCCACTTTCCCCGCTAGGCCGCGCGGTTTCGCGCTCCGTCTCTGGTCGTCGCCTGttatggccgccgccggcgtcggcggcaaCGGCTCCCCTGCCGCTCCCGGAGACTCCACAG GGTCTTCTAGGATTGGAGAGGTTAAGAGAGTGACCAAGGAGACAAATGTGTATGTGAAGATAAACCTTGATGGCACCGGTGTTGCCGACTGTAGCACAGGGATACCGTTCTTGGATCATATGCTTGAT CAACTGGCATCACATGGGCTCTTTGATGTGTACGTTAAGGCAACAGGTGACACACACATTGATGATCATCACTCAAACGAGGACATTGCACTGGCAATTGGAACG GCACTGCTTCAATCACTTGGTGATCGAAAAGGGATTAACCGATTTGGGCATTTTACTGCACCACTCGATGAGGCAGCAGTTGAGGTTATACTG CTGGTTGAGCACTTTTTCCAGTCTTTGGTGAATACATCTGGGATGACTCTTCACATCCGTCAG CTTGCTGGGAAAAACTCACACCATATTATCGAGGCATGTTTCAAAGCATTTGCTAGGGCCCTTCGACAAGCAACAGAATATGACTTGCGCCGTCATGGCACTGTCCCCAG CTCCAAAGGTGTTTTGTCAAGATCATAG
- the LOC120641794 gene encoding imidazoleglycerol-phosphate dehydratase 3, chloroplastic-like isoform X3 produces the protein MTTPRSVSTSLARLSYTPTSPVPKSLGRDCGRVPTFPARPRGFALRLWSSPVMAAAGVGGNGSPAAPGDSTGSSRIGEVKRVTKETNVYVKINLDGTGVADCSTGIPFLDHMLDALLQSLGDRKGINRFGHFTAPLDEAAVEVILDLSGRPHLSCGLDIPTQRVGTYDTQLVEHFFQSLVNTSGMTLHIRQLAGKNSHHIIEACFKAFARALRQATEYDLRRHGTVPSSKGVLSRS, from the exons atgacCACCCCGCGGTCCGTCTCAACCTCCCTCGCCCGTTTATCCTACACGCCGACCTCCCCAGTTCCCAAATCCTTGGGGAGGGATTGCGGTCGGGTCCCCACTTTCCCCGCTAGGCCGCGCGGTTTCGCGCTCCGTCTCTGGTCGTCGCCTGttatggccgccgccggcgtcggcggcaaCGGCTCCCCTGCCGCTCCCGGAGACTCCACAG GGTCTTCTAGGATTGGAGAGGTTAAGAGAGTGACCAAGGAGACAAATGTGTATGTGAAGATAAACCTTGATGGCACCGGTGTTGCCGACTGTAGCACAGGGATACCGTTCTTGGATCATATGCTTGAT GCACTGCTTCAATCACTTGGTGATCGAAAAGGGATTAACCGATTTGGGCATTTTACTGCACCACTCGATGAGGCAGCAGTTGAGGTTATACTG GATCTGTCTGGTCGTCCTCATTTAAGTTGCGGCTTAGATATTCCTACTCAGAGAGTTGGTACATATGATACACAG CTGGTTGAGCACTTTTTCCAGTCTTTGGTGAATACATCTGGGATGACTCTTCACATCCGTCAG CTTGCTGGGAAAAACTCACACCATATTATCGAGGCATGTTTCAAAGCATTTGCTAGGGCCCTTCGACAAGCAACAGAATATGACTTGCGCCGTCATGGCACTGTCCCCAG CTCCAAAGGTGTTTTGTCAAGATCATAG
- the LOC120641794 gene encoding imidazoleglycerol-phosphate dehydratase 3, chloroplastic-like isoform X1 translates to MTTPRSVSTSLARLSYTPTSPVPKSLGRDCGRVPTFPARPRGFALRLWSSPVMAAAGVGGNGSPAAPGDSTGSSRIGEVKRVTKETNVYVKINLDGTGVADCSTGIPFLDHMLDQLASHGLFDVYVKATGDTHIDDHHSNEDIALAIGTALLQSLGDRKGINRFGHFTAPLDEAAVEVILDLSGRPHLSCGLDIPTQRVGTYDTQLVEHFFQSLVNTSGMTLHIRQLAGKNSHHIIEACFKAFARALRQATEYDLRRHGTVPSSKGVLSRS, encoded by the exons atgacCACCCCGCGGTCCGTCTCAACCTCCCTCGCCCGTTTATCCTACACGCCGACCTCCCCAGTTCCCAAATCCTTGGGGAGGGATTGCGGTCGGGTCCCCACTTTCCCCGCTAGGCCGCGCGGTTTCGCGCTCCGTCTCTGGTCGTCGCCTGttatggccgccgccggcgtcggcggcaaCGGCTCCCCTGCCGCTCCCGGAGACTCCACAG GGTCTTCTAGGATTGGAGAGGTTAAGAGAGTGACCAAGGAGACAAATGTGTATGTGAAGATAAACCTTGATGGCACCGGTGTTGCCGACTGTAGCACAGGGATACCGTTCTTGGATCATATGCTTGAT CAACTGGCATCACATGGGCTCTTTGATGTGTACGTTAAGGCAACAGGTGACACACACATTGATGATCATCACTCAAACGAGGACATTGCACTGGCAATTGGAACG GCACTGCTTCAATCACTTGGTGATCGAAAAGGGATTAACCGATTTGGGCATTTTACTGCACCACTCGATGAGGCAGCAGTTGAGGTTATACTG GATCTGTCTGGTCGTCCTCATTTAAGTTGCGGCTTAGATATTCCTACTCAGAGAGTTGGTACATATGATACACAG CTGGTTGAGCACTTTTTCCAGTCTTTGGTGAATACATCTGGGATGACTCTTCACATCCGTCAG CTTGCTGGGAAAAACTCACACCATATTATCGAGGCATGTTTCAAAGCATTTGCTAGGGCCCTTCGACAAGCAACAGAATATGACTTGCGCCGTCATGGCACTGTCCCCAG CTCCAAAGGTGTTTTGTCAAGATCATAG
- the LOC120643117 gene encoding germin-like protein 4-1 gives MASRALAALLTVLAFVGFASVPRALATDPTQLQDFCVADNNNKAVLVNGLVCKNPNVVTANDFFFKIMPATPNAQGSGVAGVAADVLPGLNTLGISLARIDFVPGGQNPPHTHPRASEILTVMQGTLLVGFVTSNQLLNNTLFTKQLVVGDVFVFPQGLIHFQLNNGKAPAVAIAALSSQNPGTVTIANAVFGSKPPILDAILAKAFMLEKDTVDWVQQAFGAAPVAGGGGGMPGGGGYPGGGYPGNGTGGGYPGGGYPGNGTGGGYPGVPGYP, from the exons ATGGCTTCCCGTGCCCTCGCTGCGCTGCTCACTGTGCTAGCGTTTGTCGGCTTTGCTTCAGTTCCCCGTGCTCTGGCAACTGACCCGACCCAGCTCCAAGACTTCTGTGTCGCTGATAACAATAACAAAGCTG TGTTGGTGAACGGGTTGGTGTGCAAGAACCCAAATGTGGTGACAGCGAACGACTTCTTCTTCAAGATAATGCCGGCCACCCCGAACGCGCAGGGCTCCGGGGtggcgggggtggcggcggacgTGCTCCCGGGGCTCAACACGCTGGGCATCTCGCTGGCGCGCATCGACTTCGTCCCCGGCGGGCAGAACCCGCCGCACACGCACCCGCGCGCGTCGGAGATCCTGACGGTGATGCAGGGCACCCTCCTGGTGGGCTTCGTCACCTCCAACCAGCTGCTCAACAACACGCTCTTCACCAAGCAGCTGGTGGTCGGCGACGTCTTCGTCTTCCCGCAGGGGCTCATCCACTTCCAGCTCAACAACGGCAAGGCCcccgccgtcgccatcgccgcgcTCAGCAGCCAGAACCCCGGCACCGTCACCATCGCCAACGCCGTGTTCGGCTCCAAGCCGCCCATCCTGGACGCCATCCTCGCCAAGGCCTTCATGCTCGAGAAGGACACGGTCGACTGGGTCCAGCAGGCGTTCGGCGCGgccccggtggccggcggcggcggcggcatgcccggtggcggcggctaccCCGGCGGCGGGTATCCTGGCAACGGGACCGGCGGCGGCTACCCCGGCGGCGGGTATCCTGGCAACGGGACCGGCGGCGGCTACCCCGGCGTGCCAGGGTACCCCTAA
- the LOC120641795 gene encoding pentatricopeptide repeat-containing protein At3g14580, mitochondrial-like isoform X1, translating to MSRALARRPVPPFLRLRSTICDDGYWMGRLDHKDWLAPNEVLKIFANIRDPSLITSVFNKACNRRDYKPSEALYSLMIDKLACARRFSDVEELLARARTEKFRFSDDFFYRLIKMYGNVAEHPQKAIDTLFAMPGYNCWPSTKTFNYVLHMLVCKRQYEVVHEIYSSAPRLGVTLDTCSFNILVKGLAQFGKFDEAISLLHEMPKQGCRPNVTTYSTLMHFLCQRCQVDKAFELFERMQKQDIAADTVVYNILISGLCKEERVTEAFSLFKSMTSKGCYPNSGTYQVLLDGLISSGKFVEAKNLVSIMSREGVRPSFQSYKLLIDGLCSDDCLDDAHLVLKQMVGQGFVPRMGTWKKLLTSMC from the coding sequence ATGTCGAGAGCCTTAGCGCGTCGCCCGGTGCCTCCTTTCCTGAGACTGCGCTCCACCATTTGCGACGACGGCTACTGGATGGGTAGATTGGACCACAAGGACTGGCTCGCCCCAAACGAGGTGCTCAAGATATTTGCCAACATCAGGGACCCTAGCCTGATAACCAGTGTGTTCAATAAAGCATGTAACCGAAGGGACTACAAGCCCAGTGAGGCGCTCTACAGCTTGATGATTGACAAGCTGGCCTGCGCCAGGAGGTTCAGTGATGTAGAGGAGTTGCTGGCCAGGGCAAGGACTGAAAAGTTCAGGTTTTCAGACGACTTCTTCTACAGGCTGATCAAGATGTACGGCAATGTGGCAGAACACCCTCAAAAAGCCATCGACACGCTCTTTGCGATGCCTGGGTATAACTGCTGGCCTTCTACAAAGACATTCAATTATGTTCTTCACATGCTTGTGTGTAAGCGGCAGTACGAGGTTGTCCATGAGATCTACTCGAGTGCGCCCAGGCTTGGGGTGACGTTGGACACATGCTCCTTCAATATTCTTGTCAAGGGTTTGGCCCAATTTGGTAAATTTGATGAGGCAATCTCTTTGCTGCATGAGATGCCAAAGCAGGGATGCCGGCCTAATGTGACGACCTACTCAACTTTGATGCATTTCCTTTGTCAGCGCTGTCAGGTTGATAAAGCATTTGAGCTGTTTGAGAGAATGCAGAAGCAGGATATTGCCGCAGATACAGTTGTGTACAATATTTTGATCTCTGGTCTCTGCAAGGAGGAAAGAGTGACTGAGGCCTTCAGTCTGTTCAAATCAATGACATCTAAAGGGTGCTATCCTAATTCAGGGACTTATCAGGTACTTCTTGATGGTCTTATCAGTTCAGGAAAGTTCGTGGAGGCCAAGAATCTAGTTAGCATCATGAGTAGAGAAGGCGTAAGGCCTAGTTTCCAATCCTACAAGCTGCTGATTGATGGCCTATGTAGTGATGACTGCTTAGACGATGCACACCTTGTCTTGAAGCAAATGGTGGGCCAAGGTTTTGTTCCTCGAATGGGCACTTGGAAAAAACTTCTCACATCCATGTGCTAA
- the LOC120641795 gene encoding pentatricopeptide repeat-containing protein At3g14580, mitochondrial-like isoform X2, protein MSRALARRPVPPFLRLRSTICDDGYWMGRLDHKDWLAPNEVLKIFANIRDPSLITSVFNKACNRRDYKPSEALYSLMIDKLACARRFSDVEELLARARTEKFRFSDDFFYRLIKMYGNVAEHPQKAIDTLFAMPGYNCWPSTKTFNYVLHMLVCKRQYEVVHEIYSSAPRLGVTLDTCSFNILVKGLAQFGKFDEAISLLHEMPKQGCRPNVTTYSTLMHFLCQRCQVDKAFELFERMQKQDIAADTVVYNILISGLCKEERVTEAFSLFKSMTSKGCYPNSGTYQVIYA, encoded by the exons ATGTCGAGAGCCTTAGCGCGTCGCCCGGTGCCTCCTTTCCTGAGACTGCGCTCCACCATTTGCGACGACGGCTACTGGATGGGTAGATTGGACCACAAGGACTGGCTCGCCCCAAACGAGGTGCTCAAGATATTTGCCAACATCAGGGACCCTAGCCTGATAACCAGTGTGTTCAATAAAGCATGTAACCGAAGGGACTACAAGCCCAGTGAGGCGCTCTACAGCTTGATGATTGACAAGCTGGCCTGCGCCAGGAGGTTCAGTGATGTAGAGGAGTTGCTGGCCAGGGCAAGGACTGAAAAGTTCAGGTTTTCAGACGACTTCTTCTACAGGCTGATCAAGATGTACGGCAATGTGGCAGAACACCCTCAAAAAGCCATCGACACGCTCTTTGCGATGCCTGGGTATAACTGCTGGCCTTCTACAAAGACATTCAATTATGTTCTTCACATGCTTGTGTGTAAGCGGCAGTACGAGGTTGTCCATGAGATCTACTCGAGTGCGCCCAGGCTTGGGGTGACGTTGGACACATGCTCCTTCAATATTCTTGTCAAGGGTTTGGCCCAATTTGGTAAATTTGATGAGGCAATCTCTTTGCTGCATGAGATGCCAAAGCAGGGATGCCGGCCTAATGTGACGACCTACTCAACTTTGATGCATTTCCTTTGTCAGCGCTGTCAGGTTGATAAAGCATTTGAGCTGTTTGAGAGAATGCAGAAGCAGGATATTGCCGCAGATACAGTTGTGTACAATATTTTGATCTCTGGTCTCTGCAAGGAGGAAAGAGTGACTGAGGCCTTCAGTCTGTTCAAATCAATGACATCTAAAGGGTGCTATCCTAATTCAGGGACTTATCAG GTGATTTATGCTTGA
- the LOC120641797 gene encoding probable UDP-arabinose 4-epimerase 2 — protein sequence MPTTPRSRSQARTTRPWILPGMDFADSRRKPNFTGKIAVAAALTVMCIIVLKQSPGFSGTNVFSRHEIGVTHVLVTGGAGYIGSHATLRLLKDNYRVTIVDNLSRGNMGAVRVLQRLFPQPGRLQFIYADLGDAKAVNKLFSENAFDAVMHFAAVAYVGESTMEPLRYYHNITSNTLTVLEAMAAHNVNTLIYSSTCATYGEPDTMPIVETTPQNPINPYGKAKKMAEDIILDFTKSKKSNMAVMILRYFNVIGSDPEGRLGEAPRPELREHGRISGACFDAALGIISGLKIRGTDYPTTDGTCIRDYIDVTDLVDAHVKALDKAQPGKVGIYNVGTGQGRSVKEFVEACKTATGASIKVEYLTRRPGDYAEVYSDPSKIHRELNWTAQYTDLGQSLAQAWKWQKAHPNGYGSA from the exons ATGCCAACAACCCCGAGGAGCAGAAGCCAGGCTAGGACCACTAGGCCTTGGATCTTGCCAG GGATGGACTTTGCGGATTCAAGACGGAAGCCTAATTTCACGGGGAAGATTGCTGTGGCTGCTGCCCTCACTGTCATGTGCATAATTGTATTGAAACAGTCGCCTGGTTTCAGCGGTACCAATGTG TTCTCTCGCCATGAAATTGGGGTGACCCATGTCTTAGTGACAGGAGGGGCTGGGTATATTGGCTCGCATGCTACTCTTCGTCTCCTTAAGGACAACTACCGTGTTACCATTGTG GATAACCTTTCCAGAGGTAACATGGGAGCTGTAAGAGTTCTTCAACGGCTGTTTCCACAGCCTGGAAGGCTTCAATTTATTTATGCTGATTTAGGCGATGCCAAAGCT GTGAACAAACTATTTTCGGAAAATGCATTTGACGCTGTTATGCACTTTGCGGCTGTTGCTTATGTTGGGGAGAGCACAATGGAGCCACTGAG GTACTACCACAACATAACATCAAATACACTGACAGTGCTTGAGGCAATGGCGGCGCATAATGTAAATACTCTGATTTACTCGAGTACTTGTGCAACGTATGGTGAACCTGATACGATGCCTATTGTAGAAACTACTCCTCAG AATCCTATCAATCCTTATGgtaaggcaaagaagatggcagAGGATATCATCTTAGATTTCACAAAGTCGAAGAAATCAAACATGGCTGTCATGATCTTAAG ATACTTCAATGTGATTGGATCTGATCCAGAGGGGCGGCTAGGAGAAGCTCCAAGGCCAGAGCTGCGTGAGCATGGTCGAATTTCTGGTGCTTGCTTCGATGCAGCTTTGGGAATCATTTCAGGGCTTAAG ATTCGTGGAACTGATTACCCCACTACAGATGGAACTTGCATCAGAGACTACATAGATGTCACAGATCTTGTTGATGCCCATGTCAAAGCTCTTGATAAGGCTCAACCTGGCAAAGTTGGAATCTACAATGTTGGCACAGGCCAAG GTAGATCAGTGAAGGAGTTTGTAGAAGCTTGCAAGACGGCAACAGGAGCTTCCATCAAGGTTGAATATCTTACCCGTAGACCTGGAGATTATGCCGAGGTATACAGTGACCCATCGAAAATCCACCGTGAGCTCAACTGGACAGCTCAATACACTGATCTTGGCCAAAGCCTTGCCCAGGCGTGGAAATGGCAGAAAGCCCACCCAAATGGATACGGATCAGCCTGA
- the LOC120641798 gene encoding uncharacterized protein LOC120641798, translated as MAPRELELAPTPILQLPIQASPAAKFLAAALRAAAHCCRDHQRARFQSYQLPQSICAIRRRRGVATMHPGRRRGGIAADADFVAIGFTLVLSAVSCLFFVLVGSNDTDGEGVKSATEWEAIPAFGLMSTGLLLIMYGMRARGARPPVLVRRVANAAGAALLHPGGPERLLAVMILLLPPFLEAWFDFF; from the coding sequence ATGGctccgcgcgagctggagctGGCACCAACGCCTATACTTCAGCTGCCAATCCAAGCAAGTCCTGCCGCAAAATTCCTCGCCGCAGCTCTCCGCGCTGCTGCTCACTGCTGCCGCGATCACCAACGCGCTCGCTTCCAATCCTACCAGCTCCCACAATCCATCTGCGCCATCCGTCGTCGGCGAGGCGTCGCCACGATGcacccaggccgccgccgtggcggcaTCGCCGCGGACGCCGACTTCGTGGCCATAGGCTTCACCCTCGTGCTCAGTGCGGTGTCGTGCCTCTTCTTCGTCCTCGTCGGCAGCAACGACACCGACGGCGAGGGCGTCAAATCCGCCACGGAGTGGGAGGCCATCCCGGCCTTCGGTCTGATGTCCACCGGCCTGCTGCTGATCATGTACGGCAtgcgggcgcgcggcgcgcggcctcCCGTTCTCGTTCGCCGCGTCGCGaacgccgcgggcgccgcgctCTTGCACCCGGGTGGACCTGAGAGGCTGCTGGCCGTGATGATCCTGCTCCTGCCCCCGTTTCTGGAAGCCTGGTTCGATTTCTTCTGA